The following proteins come from a genomic window of Flavobacterium eburneipallidum:
- a CDS encoding LysR family transcriptional regulator: MELRHIKYFLKLAEELSFVRAAEKLFISQPPLSRQIKELETEIGAQLFERNNKRVVLTEAGKFYEKEMREVLKNIERINIKTKKVSENQSGEFRIAYVSSTFSGDISTLIQKLSEQFPYVNFRLYEVPTVKQIKALEEFKIDLGIVRAPLYSPKIETQLWFKDNFSLVFNKNLYSIESEQQIASLSETTFVFFNKDYSPQYYDNLLEICAHFGFAPKVVHESNNISSIIQLVKNGLGVSIVPTTILKSHNYPEIGYIEIKSVNLFTDILLATPKGHSSEIAKTAIEFLKSK, from the coding sequence ATGGAATTGCGTCACATCAAATATTTTCTAAAACTAGCCGAAGAATTAAGCTTTGTTCGTGCTGCCGAAAAACTATTTATTTCACAACCCCCATTAAGTCGTCAAATCAAAGAATTGGAAACTGAAATTGGCGCACAACTTTTCGAACGGAATAATAAACGAGTGGTTCTTACTGAAGCGGGAAAATTCTATGAAAAAGAAATGCGAGAGGTGTTGAAAAACATCGAACGCATTAACATTAAAACCAAAAAAGTAAGCGAAAATCAAAGTGGCGAATTCCGAATTGCTTATGTGAGTTCTACATTTTCGGGAGATATTTCAACTTTAATTCAAAAGCTATCAGAACAATTTCCGTATGTGAATTTCAGGTTGTATGAAGTGCCAACAGTCAAACAAATAAAAGCATTAGAAGAATTTAAAATCGATTTAGGAATTGTTCGTGCGCCTTTGTATTCACCGAAAATTGAAACTCAATTATGGTTTAAAGACAATTTTTCATTAGTATTCAACAAGAATTTGTATTCCATTGAATCGGAACAGCAAATTGCTAGTTTGAGTGAAACTACTTTTGTGTTTTTCAACAAAGACTATTCGCCACAGTATTATGATAATTTGCTCGAAATTTGCGCTCATTTTGGCTTTGCACCCAAAGTAGTTCACGAGTCCAACAATATTTCTTCGATTATACAATTAGTCAAAAATGGATTAGGGGTTTCCATTGTTCCAACAACTATTCTAAAAAGTCATAATTATCCCGAAATTGGGTATATCGAAATAAAATCGGTCAATCTTTTTACGGATATTTTATTGGCAACACCCAAAGGACATTCTTCTGAAATAGCTAAAACGGCTATTGAATTTTTGAAAAGTAAATAA
- a CDS encoding T9SS type A sorting domain-containing protein yields the protein MTKLLLKNKLTTALSLMLFATFVPMQSIAQAKKVAYIQFSKAMDATASQTGNATATGSDAITRMLTDTGFDVTVYACDANGKNLATNVSVDTEITGADLIIMQETWGSTAAAIKPTGVLAIRKLSLLNIPVIYNKSFAFQKVNTRAITSVTGTTYDVTSASSLSGQVVSGKESNPIFNGITGTSIPFFNAGATDTGQLGIATSVKALSLVNDLEIGALGTLLAGTSGSVAAGTPIATTSNDTSLFINHIPAGTQIGTDPLDKLATKDMILFALNYGAIAAGNGSNITNELLTVWRNAAHILTGRTVPTTLYQKPLSIKENTLADNSVSVSPNPTKGLVTVTSTSAVKAVTVFDTTGKQVSASKTNTVDLSSQAKGVYLVNVKTENGSTTKKVVVE from the coding sequence ATGACCAAACTATTACTTAAAAACAAATTGACAACCGCTCTTTCATTAATGCTGTTTGCCACATTTGTACCAATGCAATCGATAGCACAAGCGAAAAAAGTAGCTTACATACAGTTTAGCAAGGCTATGGATGCTACAGCATCACAAACAGGTAACGCAACCGCTACCGGAAGTGATGCCATTACTAGAATGCTTACAGACACTGGCTTTGATGTAACAGTTTATGCCTGTGATGCAAATGGTAAAAATCTTGCTACGAATGTGAGTGTAGATACAGAAATTACAGGAGCAGATTTAATAATAATGCAGGAAACTTGGGGTTCTACAGCTGCAGCTATTAAACCTACAGGAGTACTAGCCATTAGAAAATTATCATTATTAAACATACCTGTAATTTATAACAAATCATTTGCTTTTCAAAAAGTAAACACTAGAGCTATTACTTCTGTTACAGGAACTACTTATGATGTTACAAGTGCAAGTAGTTTGTCAGGTCAAGTAGTTTCAGGCAAAGAGTCTAACCCAATTTTTAATGGAATCACTGGTACAAGTATTCCTTTTTTCAATGCGGGAGCTACTGATACAGGACAATTGGGTATTGCTACATCTGTTAAAGCTTTATCTCTTGTGAATGATTTAGAAATTGGTGCACTTGGGACTTTGTTAGCAGGAACTAGCGGAAGCGTTGCAGCTGGTACACCTATTGCAACTACTTCTAATGACACTTCATTGTTTATTAATCATATTCCAGCTGGAACTCAAATTGGAACAGATCCTTTAGACAAACTAGCTACAAAAGACATGATTCTTTTTGCATTAAATTATGGTGCAATTGCAGCTGGAAATGGTTCAAATATTACAAATGAACTTTTAACTGTTTGGAGAAATGCTGCACACATATTAACTGGAAGAACTGTTCCTACAACTTTATACCAAAAACCATTAAGTATAAAGGAAAACACTTTGGCAGACAATAGCGTTTCAGTATCTCCAAACCCTACTAAAGGTTTGGTAACTGTAACTAGTACTTCTGCGGTAAAAGCAGTTACTGTTTTTGACACTACAGGAAAACAAGTTTCTGCAAGCAAAACCAATACTGTTGATTTATCAAGCCAAGCAAAAGGAGTTTATTTAGTAAACGTTAAAACAGAAAATGGTTCAACTACTAAAAAAGTTGTGGTAGAATAA
- a CDS encoding methylated-DNA--[protein]-cysteine S-methyltransferase, giving the protein METAYLKTPLGVAKIMGDEKGIAVISIADEGEISSIIPVILEEAVNQLNDYFDGKRIDFTFQLNPSGTEFQQKVWKGLLEIPFGKTMSYLELSKKLGDVKAIRAVASANGKNPLWIVVPCHRVIGTDGSLTGYAGGLWRKKWLLEHENPTTQQSLF; this is encoded by the coding sequence ATGGAAACAGCTTACCTCAAAACGCCTTTAGGAGTCGCCAAAATTATGGGCGATGAAAAAGGAATTGCTGTAATTTCTATTGCTGATGAAGGCGAGATTTCTTCAATTATTCCGGTTATTTTAGAAGAAGCGGTTAATCAACTAAATGATTATTTCGATGGAAAAAGAATTGATTTCACTTTTCAATTAAATCCATCAGGAACCGAATTTCAACAAAAAGTTTGGAAAGGATTACTCGAAATTCCTTTCGGGAAAACCATGTCTTATTTGGAATTGTCCAAAAAATTAGGTGATGTCAAAGCGATTCGGGCTGTGGCATCTGCCAATGGGAAAAATCCGCTTTGGATTGTGGTTCCCTGTCACAGAGTTATTGGAACCGATGGTTCCCTCACGGGTTACGCTGGCGGATTGTGGCGCAAAAAATGGTTGTTGGAACATGAAAACCCAACTACTCAACAAAGTTTATTTTGA
- a CDS encoding 3'-5' exonuclease, whose amino-acid sequence MIEKINLNNILFLDIETVPETEDFNSLDDEMKTLWELKTQYQRKDEHTPEEFYDRAGIWAEFGKIICISVGYFVIKGDIRNFRVTSFFGEESQLLKDFNNLLNNHFNQPQHVLCGHNAKEFDIPFLARRMIINQIPIPNKLNLFGKKPWEIPHLDTLELWKFGDYKHFTSLKLMCKVLGIPSPKGDIDGSQVGHVFYVDKDIDRIVTYCEKDTIAVAQIFLRLRREDLLIEDEIIHV is encoded by the coding sequence ATGATCGAAAAAATCAACCTCAATAACATTCTTTTTTTGGATATTGAAACTGTTCCAGAAACGGAAGATTTCAATTCGTTAGACGATGAAATGAAAACGCTTTGGGAACTTAAAACCCAATACCAACGCAAAGACGAACACACGCCAGAAGAGTTTTATGATCGGGCTGGAATTTGGGCAGAGTTTGGAAAAATTATTTGTATTTCTGTGGGGTATTTTGTCATCAAAGGTGACATTCGAAACTTTAGAGTGACTTCATTTTTTGGCGAAGAATCCCAACTTTTGAAAGATTTCAATAATTTGTTGAACAACCATTTCAACCAACCGCAACACGTTTTGTGCGGTCATAATGCCAAAGAATTTGATATTCCTTTCCTAGCACGACGAATGATTATCAATCAGATTCCTATTCCTAACAAGTTGAATTTATTTGGCAAAAAACCTTGGGAAATTCCGCATCTCGATACTTTAGAATTATGGAAATTTGGCGATTACAAACATTTCACCTCATTAAAATTAATGTGTAAAGTACTTGGAATTCCTTCTCCCAAAGGCGATATCGACGGCAGCCAAGTAGGTCATGTTTTTTATGTGGACAAAGACATCGACCGAATTGTAACCTATTGCGAAAAAGATACGATTGCCGTAGCGCAGATTTTCCTTCGATTAAGACGGGAAGATTTATTGATTGAAGATGAGATTATTCATGTTTAA